From Mycolicibacterium cosmeticum, a single genomic window includes:
- a CDS encoding PQQ-dependent sugar dehydrogenase: MREGGPTLTALRSAAVLCAVMVVGAGCARFDDAQSQPFTTEPQMEAPPSSSPPPPPPLPGTPFPKACPAPGVMQGCLESTSGLIMLPDSQSALVAERTTGAVKNVSTKAEPTVKVVIPVDPSGDGGLLDIVLSPTYSQDRLMYAYISTPTDNRVIRIADGDVPKPLLTGIPKGATGNAGSLIFTSPTTLVVQTGDAGNPALANDPASLAGKVLRIEQPTTIDQAPPTTALSGMGAAGSMCTDPADGSLYITDRTPTADRLQKISKDSKVSTVWSWPDKPGVAGCAALDGAVLVNLVNTKQTVAVRMAPDTGAVTGEPEVVRQDQHGHAWALAVSPDGNVWGGTINKTSGDAEKLDDVVFPLFPSGGGFPRSNADKT, translated from the coding sequence CAGTCGCAACCGTTCACCACCGAACCGCAGATGGAGGCCCCGCCCTCGTCGTCACCACCGCCGCCCCCGCCGCTGCCCGGCACGCCCTTCCCCAAGGCATGCCCGGCCCCCGGCGTCATGCAGGGCTGCCTGGAGAGCACCAGCGGCTTGATCATGCTCCCGGACAGCCAGTCGGCGCTGGTCGCCGAGCGCACGACGGGCGCGGTGAAGAACGTCTCGACCAAGGCCGAGCCGACGGTGAAGGTGGTCATCCCGGTCGACCCGTCCGGTGACGGCGGCCTGCTGGACATCGTGCTGTCCCCCACCTACTCGCAGGACCGGCTGATGTACGCCTACATCAGCACCCCGACCGACAACCGGGTGATCCGCATCGCCGACGGTGACGTGCCCAAGCCGCTGCTGACCGGCATCCCGAAGGGCGCCACCGGTAACGCCGGGTCGCTGATCTTCACCAGCCCGACCACGCTGGTGGTGCAGACCGGGGATGCGGGCAACCCGGCCCTGGCCAACGACCCGGCTTCGCTGGCGGGCAAGGTGCTGCGTATCGAGCAGCCGACCACCATCGACCAGGCCCCGCCGACCACCGCGCTGTCCGGGATGGGTGCGGCGGGCTCGATGTGCACCGACCCGGCCGACGGGTCGCTCTACATCACCGACCGGACCCCGACGGCCGACCGGCTGCAGAAGATCAGCAAGGACTCCAAGGTGTCCACGGTGTGGAGCTGGCCGGACAAGCCCGGGGTGGCCGGCTGCGCCGCGCTCGACGGCGCCGTGCTGGTCAACCTGGTGAACACCAAGCAGACGGTCGCGGTGCGGATGGCCCCGGACACCGGCGCGGTGACCGGCGAGCCCGAGGTGGTGCGCCAGGATCAGCACGGGCACGCCTGGGCGCTGGCGGTGTCCCCGGACGGCAACGTCTGGGGCGGCACCATCAACAAGACCTCCGGCGACGCCGAGAAGCTCGACGACGTGGTGTTCCCGCTGTTCCCGTCCGGTGGCGGCTTCCCGCGCAGCAACGCGGACAAGACCTAG